Proteins encoded together in one Undibacterium sp. CCC3.4 window:
- the flgE gene encoding flagellar hook protein FlgE, with the protein MGFQQGLSGLNASSKQLDVIGNNIANANTVGFKQAQTQFADVYANSLSGAAANTAGIGVRVADVAQQFTQGNISSSNNPLDIAINGNGFFRMNTNGAITYSRNGQFQLDKNGYITNSNNSQLTGYVADVNGVLSTGAAAPININTSDIAPAQTKVTNAIMNLDSTENVPGTQLPVTTPPVITPIAFDPATPTSYNNATSTTVYDSLGNSHVLQTFYVRVDPVTTPPATAGTIEWNVYATVDGNRFDAAGALTPTGTAATPIGKLAFNNLGALQSATPSFSATSPEALKMIVPVSSGAVTPINTAAIAIKFDYTSTTQFGSTFSVSTMKQDGFASGKLSKFNTGKDGSIVGSYTNGQTKVLGQVVLASFTDPNGLQSLGGNQWAETAASGQALTGPPNSGSLGVLTSSSTEDSNTDLTGELVNMITAQRIYQANAQTIKTQDQVLQTLVNLR; encoded by the coding sequence ATGGGTTTCCAACAAGGTTTAAGTGGCTTGAATGCCTCATCCAAGCAGCTCGACGTGATTGGTAATAATATTGCCAATGCCAATACAGTCGGTTTTAAACAGGCGCAAACGCAGTTTGCCGACGTCTATGCCAATTCGCTCAGTGGTGCAGCCGCGAACACCGCCGGTATCGGTGTGCGGGTGGCGGATGTGGCGCAGCAATTTACACAAGGTAATATCAGTTCTTCGAATAACCCGCTCGACATCGCGATCAACGGCAATGGCTTTTTTCGTATGAATACCAATGGCGCGATCACGTATTCGCGCAATGGTCAGTTTCAACTCGATAAAAACGGCTACATCACTAATTCGAATAATTCGCAACTGACCGGCTATGTGGCCGACGTCAACGGCGTGCTCTCGACCGGTGCGGCCGCGCCGATCAATATCAATACCTCTGATATCGCGCCGGCGCAAACCAAGGTCACGAATGCGATCATGAATCTTGATTCGACCGAAAACGTCCCGGGCACGCAATTGCCGGTAACGACGCCGCCGGTGATCACGCCGATCGCTTTCGATCCGGCCACCCCGACTTCATATAATAATGCGACCTCGACCACGGTGTATGATAGTCTCGGTAACTCGCATGTGCTGCAAACCTTTTATGTGCGCGTTGATCCGGTCACCACGCCGCCGGCCACGGCCGGAACGATAGAGTGGAATGTCTACGCGACCGTTGATGGGAATCGCTTTGATGCCGCCGGCGCACTGACGCCGACCGGCACGGCGGCGACCCCGATCGGCAAGCTGGCCTTCAACAATCTCGGTGCTTTGCAAAGCGCGACGCCATCGTTTTCGGCCACCAGCCCAGAGGCACTTAAGATGATCGTGCCGGTCTCTTCCGGTGCGGTGACGCCTATCAATACCGCCGCCATTGCGATCAAGTTTGATTACACCAGTACCACCCAGTTTGGTTCAACCTTCAGTGTCAGTACCATGAAGCAGGATGGTTTTGCTTCGGGAAAATTATCGAAGTTCAATACCGGCAAGGATGGCTCCATCGTCGGCAGTTACACCAATGGTCAGACCAAGGTGCTCGGTCAGGTGGTATTGGCATCGTTTACCGATCCTAACGGTTTGCAATCGTTGGGTGGCAATCAATGGGCCGAGACCGCCGCTTCCGGTCAAGCCCTGACCGGCCCGCCGAATTCCGGCAGCCTCGGGGTGTTGACCTCATCGTCGACCGAAGATTCCAACACCGATCTGACCGGCGAATTGGTCAACATGATTACCGCGCAGCGTATTTATCAAGCTAATGCGCAAACCATTAAAACCCAGGATCAGGTACTGCAAACGCTGGTCAATCTGCGTTAA
- the flgF gene encoding flagellar basal-body rod protein FlgF, with amino-acid sequence MDRLVYTAMTGASHILEQQATVAHNLANVSTTGFRAQLDSFRAVPVIGGELPTRAFVVDATVGADFSGGSLQLTGRELDVAIQGSGWLAVEKPDGSEGLTRNGSLKTDENGVLQTQDGLNVLGEGGPITIPPGVGVTIGKDGTISSIPSGSQPNSIQVVGRLKLVNPPESNIVRGDDGLFKTKDGSTADADPTVSVAGSMLESSNVNAVECMVSMINLGRNFEMQMKLMTNAENNATKATQILSLS; translated from the coding sequence GTGGATCGTTTAGTCTATACCGCCATGACCGGTGCCAGTCATATTTTGGAACAACAGGCGACGGTGGCACATAATCTTGCCAACGTCTCGACCACCGGTTTTCGCGCGCAACTCGATTCGTTTCGCGCAGTTCCAGTGATTGGTGGTGAATTGCCGACGCGTGCCTTTGTGGTTGATGCCACGGTCGGGGCCGATTTTTCCGGCGGCAGTTTGCAGTTGACCGGGCGCGAGCTCGACGTGGCGATTCAAGGTTCCGGCTGGTTGGCGGTAGAAAAGCCCGATGGCTCGGAAGGCTTGACGCGCAACGGCAGTTTGAAAACCGATGAAAACGGCGTCTTACAAACCCAAGATGGTTTGAATGTGTTGGGCGAAGGTGGCCCGATCACGATACCACCTGGGGTGGGGGTGACGATAGGGAAGGATGGAACGATTTCCAGCATCCCCAGCGGTTCGCAACCGAATTCCATACAGGTAGTCGGGCGTTTGAAACTGGTCAATCCACCGGAATCGAATATCGTGCGCGGCGACGACGGCTTGTTTAAAACCAAAGATGGCAGCACCGCCGATGCCGATCCAACGGTCAGCGTGGCTGGCAGCATGCTCGAGAGCAGTAATGTCAATGCGGTGGAGTGCATGGTGTCGATGATTAATCTCGGTCGCAATTTTGAAATGCAAATGAAATTGATGACGAATGCCGAGAACAACGCGACAAAAGCCACGCAGATCCTGTCTTTGAGTTGA
- the flgG gene encoding flagellar basal-body rod protein FlgG — protein MIRSLWIAKTGLDAQQTQMDVISNNLANVSTTGFKGSRAVFEDLLYQTLRQPGAQSSQQTQLPSGLQLGTGVRPVATERIFTQGNLQQTGNSKDVAIQGDGFFPVLMPDGSTGYTRDGSFQSDNQGQLVTASGFVVQPAITIPANAQSITVGLDGTVSVTQPGSVNPVQVGSLQLATFINPAGLQALGANMYAETAASGAPATNTPGTNGAGSLAQNYIETSNVNVASELVNMIQTQRAYEMNSKAITTSDQMLTRLSQM, from the coding sequence ATGATACGTTCCTTATGGATTGCCAAGACAGGTTTGGATGCGCAGCAAACGCAGATGGACGTGATTTCGAATAATCTCGCCAACGTCAGTACCACCGGTTTCAAAGGTTCGCGCGCCGTATTCGAAGATTTGTTATACCAAACTTTACGTCAACCGGGTGCCCAAAGCTCTCAGCAAACACAATTGCCATCGGGTTTGCAACTTGGTACCGGGGTGCGGCCGGTTGCGACTGAACGAATTTTTACTCAGGGTAATTTGCAGCAAACCGGTAACAGCAAAGACGTGGCGATTCAGGGCGACGGTTTTTTCCCGGTCCTGATGCCGGACGGTTCTACCGGTTACACGCGCGATGGCTCGTTTCAAAGTGATAATCAAGGGCAATTGGTGACGGCCAGTGGCTTCGTGGTGCAACCGGCGATCACGATTCCGGCCAATGCGCAAAGTATTACCGTCGGACTCGATGGTACGGTGTCGGTAACCCAGCCCGGCTCGGTGAACCCAGTACAGGTCGGCTCTTTGCAACTGGCGACTTTCATCAATCCGGCCGGTTTGCAAGCCTTGGGTGCGAATATGTATGCCGAAACCGCCGCTTCCGGCGCACCAGCGACGAATACACCGGGCACCAACGGTGCCGGTTCGTTGGCGCAGAATTACATCGAAACCTCGAACGTGAATGTCGCTTCCGAACTGGTGAATATGATACAGACCCAGCGTGCCTACGAAATGAACAGTAAAGCGATCACCACATCCGATCAGATGTTGACGCGTTTATCGCAAATGTAA
- a CDS encoding flagellar basal body L-ring protein FlgH produces the protein MRNSVYCMLLCAAGLSACAVTPTPIVRQPMSLPAQSAKPLREVNGAIFQTASYRPLYEDAKARMVGDVLTINLSEKTTAGKTSATSGSKSGSVSFATPQIFGMPATTAAQGGLKVTSANKFGEAGAENASNNFSGTITVTVIDVMPNGNLIVSGEKQLGFDKGGEFVRFSGVVNPQTIAAGNALSSTQVADAKFEYRSTSHLDQAEMTSMLTRFFLSFLPL, from the coding sequence ATGAGAAACAGTGTCTATTGTATGTTGTTGTGCGCCGCCGGCTTAAGCGCCTGCGCCGTCACGCCAACGCCTATCGTGCGTCAGCCCATGAGTTTGCCGGCGCAATCGGCCAAGCCGCTGCGCGAAGTCAATGGAGCGATTTTTCAGACTGCTTCGTATCGGCCTTTATACGAAGATGCTAAGGCGCGGATGGTCGGCGATGTCTTGACGATTAATCTCAGCGAAAAAACCACGGCCGGTAAAACTTCGGCGACTTCGGGTAGTAAATCGGGCAGCGTCTCGTTCGCCACGCCGCAGATTTTCGGTATGCCAGCCACAACCGCTGCGCAAGGTGGTTTGAAGGTAACGAGTGCGAATAAATTCGGCGAAGCCGGTGCCGAAAATGCCAGTAATAATTTTTCCGGCACGATCACCGTTACCGTCATCGATGTCATGCCCAACGGGAATTTGATCGTCAGCGGCGAGAAGCAACTTGGCTTTGACAAGGGTGGCGAGTTCGTGCGTTTTTCCGGTGTCGTTAATCCGCAAACGATCGCGGCCGGCAATGCATTATCGTCGACCCAAGTGGCTGACGCGAAATTTGAATACCGCTCGACTTCGCATCTCGATCAAGCGGAAATGACTTCCATGCTGACGCGCTTTTTCCTCAGCTTCCTTCCCCTGTAA
- a CDS encoding flagellar basal body P-ring protein FlgI → MTISSLSRYAVAVLRLCAVVALVGTASGAVHAERLKDLAGVAGVRQNQLLGYGLVVGLDGSGDQTTQTPFTVQSIVSMLQQMGVTLPVGTSLQLKNVAAVMVTTSLPSFAQPGQTLDVTVSSMGNAKSLRGGTLLMTPLKGADSQIYAMAQGSVLVSGVGASANGSKAQVNHLDVGRIAAGATVERAVPNALAQGSTIQLELNTSDFSTASRVVDAINRRFGADTAAALDGRAIQVKAPLSADLRVAFLGALESIDVTPAQTVAKVILNGRTGSIVMNQAVTLDACAVAHGNLSVVINTDNSASQPNALAAGQTAAVANSTITIAKDAGQLQLLKAGTSLSDVVKALNSIGATPQDLLAILQAMKASGALRAELEII, encoded by the coding sequence ATGACTATCTCGTCCCTATCCCGTTACGCTGTTGCTGTGCTTCGTCTGTGTGCCGTCGTGGCGCTGGTCGGCACGGCCAGCGGTGCCGTGCATGCCGAGCGTCTGAAAGACCTCGCCGGCGTGGCTGGGGTGCGGCAGAATCAGCTGCTTGGCTATGGTCTCGTGGTCGGGCTCGATGGCAGTGGTGATCAAACCACGCAAACCCCGTTTACGGTGCAGAGCATCGTCAGCATGCTACAGCAAATGGGTGTGACGCTGCCGGTTGGAACGAGCTTGCAACTCAAAAACGTTGCGGCCGTCATGGTCACGACCAGCTTGCCCTCGTTTGCTCAGCCGGGCCAAACCCTTGATGTCACGGTGTCATCGATGGGGAATGCAAAAAGTCTGCGCGGCGGGACGCTGCTGATGACGCCATTGAAAGGTGCCGACAGTCAGATTTATGCGATGGCGCAGGGCAGTGTGCTCGTCAGCGGTGTCGGTGCTTCTGCCAACGGCAGTAAAGCCCAGGTCAATCATCTCGATGTCGGCCGTATCGCCGCCGGTGCCACCGTCGAGCGGGCGGTGCCGAATGCCTTGGCGCAGGGGTCCACCATACAGTTGGAACTCAATACCTCCGATTTTTCCACGGCCAGTCGGGTGGTGGACGCGATCAACCGCCGCTTCGGTGCCGATACTGCCGCCGCACTCGATGGCCGCGCGATCCAAGTGAAAGCGCCGCTCAGTGCCGATCTGCGAGTAGCATTTCTCGGTGCATTGGAAAGCATTGATGTCACGCCGGCGCAAACCGTGGCCAAAGTCATACTCAATGGCCGTACCGGTTCCATCGTCATGAACCAGGCCGTTACGCTCGACGCCTGCGCGGTGGCGCATGGCAATTTGTCGGTCGTCATCAATACCGATAACAGCGCCAGTCAACCGAATGCCTTGGCTGCCGGACAAACTGCAGCGGTGGCCAATTCCACCATTACCATCGCCAAAGATGCCGGGCAATTACAATTGTTGAAAGCGGGGACTTCCTTGTCCGACGTGGTGAAGGCGCTCAACTCTATCGGCGCCACGCCGCAGGATTTGCTGGCGATTTTGCAGGCGATGAAAGCTTCCGGTGCCTTGCGCGCGGAATTGGAAATCATATAA
- the flgJ gene encoding flagellar assembly peptidoglycan hydrolase FlgJ — translation MIAGPALSDQSLAIDSRSLDGLKNTVKDNSPESIRAAAKQFEALFMNMMLKSMRQAGGQDSPFDNEQTRTFTSMLDQQLTQKMADRGVGLADALVKQMTLNAGNKVLQATQDGSVPASNARAIDSYLKNVKLDQPASTASKTEASIESPAREFQKKLAAHAEEASKTTGIPAKFMLGQAALETGWGKKQIKTVDGSESHNVFGMKATSAWKGKTVDAVTTEYVNGVAQRRVEKFKAYDSYSDAFKDYAHMLSNNPRYSNVIANSKDASSFAVGMQKAGYATDPQYANKLSRLIKQNLSA, via the coding sequence ATGATTGCAGGACCCGCTCTTTCCGATCAAAGCCTGGCCATAGACTCACGTAGTCTCGATGGCTTGAAAAACACGGTCAAAGATAATTCGCCGGAATCGATCCGCGCCGCCGCCAAGCAGTTTGAAGCCTTGTTCATGAACATGATGCTCAAGTCTATGCGTCAGGCCGGTGGTCAGGACAGTCCCTTCGATAACGAACAAACGCGCACCTTTACCTCGATGCTCGATCAGCAACTGACGCAAAAAATGGCGGACCGTGGGGTTGGCTTGGCCGACGCCTTGGTCAAGCAAATGACGCTCAATGCTGGCAATAAGGTGTTACAAGCTACGCAAGATGGCTCTGTACCGGCATCGAATGCCCGCGCCATCGACAGTTATCTCAAGAACGTCAAATTAGATCAGCCGGCGTCCACCGCCAGCAAGACCGAAGCCAGCATCGAGAGTCCGGCGCGTGAATTCCAGAAAAAACTCGCGGCCCATGCCGAAGAAGCCAGCAAGACTACTGGTATCCCAGCCAAATTCATGCTCGGCCAAGCCGCCTTGGAAACTGGTTGGGGTAAAAAGCAAATTAAAACCGTCGACGGCAGTGAGAGTCACAATGTGTTCGGCATGAAAGCCACCTCCGCTTGGAAGGGCAAAACGGTGGACGCCGTCACAACCGAATACGTCAATGGGGTGGCGCAGCGCCGCGTGGAAAAATTCAAGGCTTATGACAGTTATAGTGACGCCTTCAAAGATTATGCCCATATGTTGTCGAATAATCCACGTTACAGTAATGTCATCGCCAATTCCAAGGATGCCAGCAGCTTCGCCGTCGGCATGCAAAAAGCCGGTTATGCCACCGATCCGCAGTATGCCAACAAGCTCAGTCGTTTGATCAAACAGAACCTTTCCGCTTGA
- the flgK gene encoding flagellar hook-associated protein FlgK, giving the protein MGVNILNIGQSALAAAQLGISTTGQNIANASTPGYSRQVTIQTANPAQNVGGSFVGQGVSVSQIQRQYDQYITLQVNAATTSKGQADAFLSQINGLNTTVADPTAGVSPALQTFFNSIQNLATSPNGTAGAAARQAALASAQSLAGRINGLQNQVNQISTDVNGQISSAVSTINGYATQIAQLNDAISKAQGGSSGGQPNDLLDQRDLLVTQLSKMTSVSVVPQGSQFNVFIGNGQPLVMGTVPNPLQTAISPTDPTRIEVAYVSNGAVVPIPENGLPGGTLGGLYDFRSNVLDVTQNSIGRVAVAVATAINEQQSLGQDLNGATGTNIFNINPVVSTPNVTNVSSARISASITNVAALTTSDYNLKFAGGNYVVTRMSDGVTQSSASLPINFDGVNFQLSPPPAAAVPAAGDSFLIRPTAGAASSFAVALTDPNKFAVGTPYSTSFPSTNTGTGKITGGTLDSAVAAASTSLTASISAVKTDDSFAASAVSTPVSLTYTAGTGLSGFPAGATVAQTVAGVTTNYPPPATVPYSSGSTISVNGMSFSIKDNGTAPSTGDSFTLSASTPVATAKLTFNSAAATLSGFPATANVTVTNGATATTYPAGTAVPYSNGATYSYSGVSFSLTGTPANGDVFNVGPNTSGTGDNRNALLMQKIQTQTGLIGGTTTIQGAYAQFVSQIGNKTNEVQVTSDSETALLKNATNAQQSVSGVNLDEEASNLLKYQQAYQAAGKLMQLASQLFATLLTIGQ; this is encoded by the coding sequence ATGGGTGTAAATATTCTCAACATCGGGCAATCGGCGTTGGCTGCAGCGCAATTGGGGATCAGTACTACCGGTCAAAATATTGCTAATGCATCAACTCCTGGTTACAGTCGCCAAGTGACGATTCAAACCGCCAATCCCGCGCAAAATGTCGGCGGCAGCTTTGTCGGGCAGGGCGTGTCGGTGAGTCAAATTCAACGCCAGTATGACCAATATATCACTTTGCAAGTCAATGCCGCGACCACATCTAAAGGGCAGGCCGATGCCTTTCTATCTCAGATCAATGGTTTGAATACGACGGTGGCCGACCCGACGGCCGGTGTGTCGCCGGCTTTGCAGACCTTTTTCAATTCGATACAAAATCTGGCCACCAGCCCGAATGGCACAGCCGGTGCTGCGGCACGTCAGGCAGCGTTAGCTTCGGCGCAATCTTTGGCCGGTCGTATCAATGGTTTGCAAAACCAAGTCAACCAAATCAGTACCGATGTGAATGGGCAGATCAGCTCGGCCGTGAGCACCATCAATGGCTATGCCACCCAGATTGCCCAATTGAATGATGCGATCAGCAAGGCGCAGGGCGGTTCCAGCGGCGGACAGCCGAATGATTTGCTCGACCAACGCGATCTGCTGGTGACCCAGTTAAGTAAGATGACCTCGGTGTCGGTGGTTCCGCAAGGGAGTCAATTTAATGTCTTTATTGGTAACGGTCAGCCGCTGGTGATGGGTACCGTGCCAAATCCCTTGCAAACGGCGATTTCCCCGACTGATCCGACGCGCATCGAAGTGGCCTATGTCTCGAACGGCGCAGTGGTGCCGATTCCGGAAAACGGCTTACCCGGGGGTACGCTGGGCGGCTTGTATGATTTTCGCAGCAATGTACTGGACGTTACCCAGAATTCGATAGGTCGGGTGGCGGTGGCCGTTGCCACGGCCATCAATGAGCAGCAAAGCCTTGGACAAGATCTCAACGGTGCCACCGGCACGAATATTTTCAACATCAACCCAGTGGTGTCGACGCCCAATGTCACCAACGTCAGTTCAGCCCGTATCAGTGCCTCGATCACCAATGTTGCCGCGCTCACGACCAGTGATTACAATTTAAAATTCGCCGGTGGTAACTACGTCGTTACGCGCATGTCGGATGGGGTCACGCAATCGTCCGCGAGCTTGCCGATTAATTTTGACGGCGTCAATTTTCAATTATCGCCACCACCGGCTGCCGCGGTACCGGCGGCTGGCGACAGTTTCTTGATTCGTCCGACTGCCGGTGCCGCTTCCAGTTTCGCGGTCGCCTTGACAGACCCGAATAAATTCGCGGTCGGCACGCCCTATTCGACCAGCTTCCCCTCGACCAATACCGGCACTGGAAAAATCACTGGCGGCACGCTCGATTCCGCCGTTGCCGCTGCCAGTACATCGTTGACTGCCAGCATCAGTGCGGTGAAAACCGATGATTCCTTCGCCGCGAGTGCGGTCAGCACGCCGGTCAGCCTGACTTACACTGCCGGTACCGGTTTGAGCGGTTTCCCTGCCGGTGCCACGGTGGCGCAGACGGTCGCAGGAGTGACCACCAATTACCCGCCACCTGCCACCGTGCCGTATAGCAGTGGTTCGACCATCAGCGTCAATGGCATGAGTTTTTCCATTAAAGATAATGGTACTGCACCGAGCACTGGCGACAGCTTCACTTTGTCGGCGTCGACACCAGTAGCCACGGCCAAACTGACTTTTAACAGCGCCGCCGCGACTTTGAGCGGCTTTCCGGCGACGGCGAATGTCACCGTGACCAACGGCGCTACGGCCACGACTTATCCGGCCGGCACCGCGGTTCCCTATAGTAATGGGGCGACCTACAGTTACAGTGGTGTCAGCTTCAGTCTCACTGGCACACCGGCCAATGGTGATGTGTTCAATGTCGGTCCCAATACCAGCGGTACTGGCGATAACCGCAATGCCTTGCTGATGCAAAAAATTCAGACTCAGACCGGTCTCATCGGCGGTACCACCACGATACAGGGCGCGTATGCGCAGTTCGTCAGCCAGATCGGGAATAAAACCAATGAGGTGCAAGTCACCAGTGATTCCGAAACGGCCTTGCTGAAGAATGCCACGAATGCGCAGCAATCGGTATCGGGCGTGAATCTGGATGAGGAAGCATCGAATTTATTGAAATACCAGCAAGCCTATCAGGCGGCTGGAAAATTAATGCAACTGGCCAGCCAGTTGTTTGCAACACTGTTGACCATCGGACAGTAG
- the flgL gene encoding flagellar hook-associated protein FlgL: MRISTSMLFQNGGSQISDLQSAVNRTQQQAASGKKILSPADDPIGSARALVITQAQAINEQYGVNRQYANDNLGIADGVLGNITTTLQNVKTLIVNAGNGTLADSDRAALATELQGNLSSLLSQANSTDATGSYLFSGFSTTTAPYTQTAGGATYNGDQGQRSLQVDTSRQIPMSAPGDQIFGNIRTSANQFNIVSGSANTGTTTAAAVVDPATAASLTGNNYKIAFDNTGVNFTVTNTTTGALVVPSTPYTGATTPQVVKFDGVSVTLAAAPAPGDNFTVQPGNQNIFETLTDAINALKTPVLDSTGRGNLNKVLMQANNNLDASINNVLVARAQGGSSMKEISTLDDAGATTDLAYKASLSSIQDIDYAKTITQLTMQQTTLQAAQQSFVKISSLSLFNYIQ, translated from the coding sequence ATGCGCATCAGTACCAGCATGCTGTTTCAGAATGGCGGCTCGCAAATCAGTGATTTGCAATCGGCCGTCAATCGTACTCAGCAACAAGCGGCATCGGGCAAGAAAATTTTGTCGCCAGCCGACGACCCTATCGGTTCGGCGCGCGCCTTGGTGATCACCCAAGCGCAGGCGATCAACGAACAGTATGGCGTCAATCGACAATATGCCAATGATAATCTCGGCATTGCCGACGGCGTGCTCGGTAATATCACCACCACCTTGCAAAATGTGAAGACCCTGATCGTCAATGCCGGTAACGGCACCTTGGCCGACAGCGACCGTGCCGCGCTGGCGACCGAATTACAGGGCAACTTGAGCTCACTGCTCAGTCAAGCCAATTCCACCGATGCCACCGGCTCGTATCTGTTTTCCGGTTTTTCGACTACCACCGCGCCCTATACACAAACCGCCGGCGGTGCCACCTATAACGGTGATCAAGGCCAGCGTTCTTTACAAGTCGATACCTCGCGCCAAATACCCATGAGTGCGCCCGGCGATCAAATTTTCGGCAATATCCGCACCTCGGCCAATCAATTCAATATTGTCTCCGGCAGCGCCAATACCGGCACGACGACGGCCGCCGCGGTAGTTGATCCGGCCACGGCAGCCAGTTTGACTGGAAATAACTATAAGATCGCATTCGACAATACCGGTGTCAATTTCACCGTCACCAACACCACGACCGGTGCCCTCGTGGTGCCGAGTACTCCGTATACCGGCGCGACTACACCCCAAGTGGTGAAGTTTGATGGCGTCAGCGTGACCTTGGCCGCCGCGCCGGCACCCGGGGATAATTTCACGGTACAGCCGGGAAATCAGAATATTTTTGAAACCCTGACCGATGCGATCAATGCCCTTAAAACCCCGGTGCTTGATTCAACCGGACGCGGTAATCTCAATAAAGTTCTCATGCAGGCGAATAATAATCTCGACGCCTCGATTAATAATGTGCTCGTCGCGCGTGCTCAGGGTGGTTCGAGCATGAAGGAAATCAGTACCCTCGACGATGCCGGTGCCACTACTGACTTGGCTTACAAGGCGAGCTTGTCATCGATACAGGATATCGATTACGCCAAAACCATCACCCAATTGACTATGCAGCAAACCACTTTGCAAGCGGCCCAGCAGTCGTTTGTGAAAATTTCGAGTTTATCGCTGTTCAATTACATCCAGTAA